From Medicago truncatula cultivar Jemalong A17 chromosome 7, MtrunA17r5.0-ANR, whole genome shotgun sequence, a single genomic window includes:
- the LOC11410286 gene encoding zinc finger CCCH domain-containing protein ZFN-like isoform X1 codes for MEYDAIPQEAMWQMSLRPSETMESGPYPEHPGEPDCSYYIRTGLCRFGATCRFNHPPNRKLAIATARMKGEFPERLGQPECQYYLKTGTCKFGATCRFHHPKDKAGVAGRVALNILGYPLRPNESECAYYLRTGQCKFGNTCKFHHPQPSNMVLPMRGSPVYPTVQSPTTAGQQSYAAGITNWSTSSYIPSPRWQGPSSYAPLILPQGVVSVPGWSTYNGQMGSDSPQQTMRNDQTYGTSHQGDPENAGLQGVYSQYRSGSVPVGFYALQRENIFPERPDQPECQFYMKTGDCKFGAVCRFHHPRERTIPAPDCVLSPLGLPLRPGEPLCVFYSRYGICKFGPSCKFDHPMGIFTYNVSASPLAEAAGRRLLGSSSGTAALSLSSEGLVESGSVKPRRLSLSETRPNPSGDDDIDDEG; via the exons ATGGAATACGATGCTATCCCTCAAG AGGCAATGTGGCAAATGAGCTTGAGGCCAAGTGAAACAATGGAATCAGGACCGTATCCGGAGCATCCAGGAGAACCCGATTGTTCATATTACATCAGAACCGGCCTTTGTAGATTTGGAGCAACATGTCGCTTTAATCATCCTCCTAACAGGAAGCTG GCTATTGCCACTGCACGGATGAAAGGCGAGTTCCCAGAAAGGTTAGGGCAGCCAGAATGTCAG TACTATCTGAAAACAGGAACTTGCAAATTTGGAGCCACATGCAGGTTTCATCATCCTAAAGACAAGGCTGGGGTTGCTGGAAGAGTTGCCTTGAATATTTTAGGCTATCCACTCCGCCCA AATGAGTCTGAATGTGCTTATTATTTAAGAACTGGTCAATGCAAATTTGGGAACACTTGTAAATTTCATCATCCTCAACCAAGTAATATGGTACTTCCAATGAGGGGTTCCCCTGTTTATCCTACTGTCCAGTCTCCAACTACAGCAGGTCAGCAGTCATATGCGGCAGGAATTACAAATTGGTCTACTTCATCATATATTCCCAGTCCAAGGTGGCAAGGTCCCTCAAGTTATGCACCTTTAATTCTACCTCAAGGAGTGGTTTCAGTGCCTGGGTGGAGTACATACAAT GGTCAAATGGGATCAGACAGTCCACAACAAACAATGAGAAATGATCAAACCTATGGAACTTCTCACCAAGGTGATCCAGAAAATGCAGGACTCCAAGGGGTATATTCTCAATACCGTTCTGGCTCTGTTCCAGTTGGATTCTATGCTTTGCAAAGGGAGAACATTTTTCCAGAGAGACCCGATCAGCCTGAATGCCAATTCTACATGAAGACTGGGGATTGCAAGTTCGGTGCTGTCTGTCGTTTTCACCATCCACGCGAGAGGACGATTCCTGCCCCTGATTGTGTTTTGAGTCCCCTTGGCCTTCCTTTGCGTCCT GGAGAACCACTTTGTGTATTCTATTCGCGGTATGGCATATGCAAATTTGGCCCGAGCTGCAAGTTTGACCATCCAATGGGAATCTTCACCTATAATGTATCCGCATCACCTTTAGCTGAAGCTGCAGGACGGCGTCTGCTAGGTTCTTCATCAGGAACTGCTGCATTAAGTTTATCATCAGAAGGACTTGTTGAGTCGGGCTCAGTAAAGCCAAGGAGGCTTTCATTATCAGAGACTAGACCGAATCCTTCCGGTGATGATGACATTGATGATGAGGGATAA
- the LOC11410286 gene encoding zinc finger CCCH domain-containing protein ZFN-like isoform X2, producing MWQMSLRPSETMESGPYPEHPGEPDCSYYIRTGLCRFGATCRFNHPPNRKLAIATARMKGEFPERLGQPECQYYLKTGTCKFGATCRFHHPKDKAGVAGRVALNILGYPLRPNESECAYYLRTGQCKFGNTCKFHHPQPSNMVLPMRGSPVYPTVQSPTTAGQQSYAAGITNWSTSSYIPSPRWQGPSSYAPLILPQGVVSVPGWSTYNGQMGSDSPQQTMRNDQTYGTSHQGDPENAGLQGVYSQYRSGSVPVGFYALQRENIFPERPDQPECQFYMKTGDCKFGAVCRFHHPRERTIPAPDCVLSPLGLPLRPGEPLCVFYSRYGICKFGPSCKFDHPMGIFTYNVSASPLAEAAGRRLLGSSSGTAALSLSSEGLVESGSVKPRRLSLSETRPNPSGDDDIDDEG from the exons ATGTGGCAAATGAGCTTGAGGCCAAGTGAAACAATGGAATCAGGACCGTATCCGGAGCATCCAGGAGAACCCGATTGTTCATATTACATCAGAACCGGCCTTTGTAGATTTGGAGCAACATGTCGCTTTAATCATCCTCCTAACAGGAAGCTG GCTATTGCCACTGCACGGATGAAAGGCGAGTTCCCAGAAAGGTTAGGGCAGCCAGAATGTCAG TACTATCTGAAAACAGGAACTTGCAAATTTGGAGCCACATGCAGGTTTCATCATCCTAAAGACAAGGCTGGGGTTGCTGGAAGAGTTGCCTTGAATATTTTAGGCTATCCACTCCGCCCA AATGAGTCTGAATGTGCTTATTATTTAAGAACTGGTCAATGCAAATTTGGGAACACTTGTAAATTTCATCATCCTCAACCAAGTAATATGGTACTTCCAATGAGGGGTTCCCCTGTTTATCCTACTGTCCAGTCTCCAACTACAGCAGGTCAGCAGTCATATGCGGCAGGAATTACAAATTGGTCTACTTCATCATATATTCCCAGTCCAAGGTGGCAAGGTCCCTCAAGTTATGCACCTTTAATTCTACCTCAAGGAGTGGTTTCAGTGCCTGGGTGGAGTACATACAAT GGTCAAATGGGATCAGACAGTCCACAACAAACAATGAGAAATGATCAAACCTATGGAACTTCTCACCAAGGTGATCCAGAAAATGCAGGACTCCAAGGGGTATATTCTCAATACCGTTCTGGCTCTGTTCCAGTTGGATTCTATGCTTTGCAAAGGGAGAACATTTTTCCAGAGAGACCCGATCAGCCTGAATGCCAATTCTACATGAAGACTGGGGATTGCAAGTTCGGTGCTGTCTGTCGTTTTCACCATCCACGCGAGAGGACGATTCCTGCCCCTGATTGTGTTTTGAGTCCCCTTGGCCTTCCTTTGCGTCCT GGAGAACCACTTTGTGTATTCTATTCGCGGTATGGCATATGCAAATTTGGCCCGAGCTGCAAGTTTGACCATCCAATGGGAATCTTCACCTATAATGTATCCGCATCACCTTTAGCTGAAGCTGCAGGACGGCGTCTGCTAGGTTCTTCATCAGGAACTGCTGCATTAAGTTTATCATCAGAAGGACTTGTTGAGTCGGGCTCAGTAAAGCCAAGGAGGCTTTCATTATCAGAGACTAGACCGAATCCTTCCGGTGATGATGACATTGATGATGAGGGATAA